The Raphanus sativus cultivar WK10039 chromosome 6, ASM80110v3, whole genome shotgun sequence sequence TTCACCACCAGTAGAGACGCGCGTGCTAGCATTTTTATTATTCGATCGGACATATTTATGGGAGAACTTTCCACAACCCAACGTGTTAAGTACATATATgttctaaaatatttgattttatccCACTTGGACACCTTGGcctcctttctttctttcttttcttttgttctatCTCTTTATATATGCTTTCCCTTCCGCCGCTTTCATTCCCTTAACATTCCTCTTTGCAGTCGTTGTTTTATCTAAAGCCGGAGCaaccaaaaatatttcataaCAATGTCCCAAGTCTAGCTTCTTGTTTCTAGTATCATTTTCTCATATGTACATATACTTTCTATACATTTTGATGCTCAACAAGGTACTCGGGCAGTTATAATACGGCACTTATGTCCATTTatgtaatagtttcatattgTTGTTTCTTTCCATCTCAATCAAACATATTTTAAGTGACATATCGGGAAGTAATTCACGATAGCATGCGAAAGCATTGGGAAACACCATGTGATGATTGCAGGTAAGTAAACAATGATTCAATGAGTTCAAaccttaaaaaaaatcaacggAACCACCGTTGGAACGGAACGAGGTCCACGGTTCGAGAGCGGGCTTTAGCTGTGAGTGGTCAGGGCGTTACACATAAATTTGCAGTTATTTAAATAGCAGATTGAGGAATAAAGGTTGTAAGCACGTTGCGTGGTCATGGTGACCAGTTATCCCGGTTGTTTCTGCTGTCAACAACCTTTTATAATACAAAAGTCAACTATCTACCAACCTTAATCTTGACTTAAAAGTGATGAGGAATTAAACAGGCGACATCTGTTCTCTTCTTGTCTCAAAattcctcaaaaaaaaaatggagagtGTTCAAGGTCTTTTGCTAGCTATGATCATTGTGGCTTTTGGCACTACTACGCATCTAATTCAAGCTCAGCCTAATCCAAACGGTACACTCTTAATAAACATTTTGCTCATAAATGTCTTGAAATTTAGATtaatttttggttattttatagatttgacATAGATCTCTATATCTTTCTTACCAGAGTTCATCAGCTTGGATTGTGGATTACATCCCGCCGCTTCTCCTTATACCGAACCATTAACCAAACTAACATATACATCTGATGCCAACTTCACTCAAGGTGGTCAAAGTGGTAGAGTCCAAAAGATTTATGAACAAGACTATAAGCCATTCACAGTTCTAAGATATTTTCCAGATGGAATACGAAATTGCTATAATCTAAAAGTCACTTCAGGCACAAAGTATCTTATCAAAGCTCTCTTCCTCTACGGGAATTATGACGGGCTCCAAAATGGCCCGAAATTCGATATGTATCTTGGTCCTAACATATGGACAACAGTCGATTTAACAAGCAGCATTTTTGGTTCTGACAAAGAGGAGATCATACACATACCAACGTCAAGCTCGTTGCAGATTTGTCTTGTTAAAACAGGGAAGACTACACCATTCATTTCAGCCTTGGAACTAAGACCCTTGAGAGATGACACTTACAACACTACAAGTGGCTCCTTGAAGCTCATAAAACGAGAATTCGCTAGCAATGATTTTATCCCTCCCTTTATTCGGtaatttatatctttttttcttactCTACTAGCAACAGAGTTGTgcaaaatgttttgattttgttggcccaaaaaaagttagatttttttttttgaaacaacaGAGCTGTGCAAAAATGTGACAAaggtttaattatttttatttatttacgtTTAGGTATCCTGCAGATGTATATGATCGTCAATGGGATCCAATAAGTCCTTCGTTTGAGTTCAATTTTGTAAACACAAGTCTCATTATAAACGCTTCTACTCCTTATGAGCTACCACAAGAAGTCATTTCAAAGGCAGTCGTTAACCAAAACGTGACTGAGAAGTTATCTTTCGACTGGTATGTTGATGACCGTAATGATCATGCATTCATATACCTTCATTTCGCTGAGATACAAACACTTCGAGGAAACGACACAAGAGAATTTGACATTACATGGGAAGGAGACAACCAAAACTTTACGGTGTCAGCTTATCGCCCTCCTAAGTTACAACTAGAGACTCTATACAACCCATATCCGATGAAATGTAAGTTTCTTGACTGTACGGTGGATTTGGTTATGACTAAGAGCTCAACTCTCCCACCAATGATCAATGCCATGGAAGCTTACAAGATTATTGAGTTTCCAGATGCCGGAACAAATCCAGAGGATGGTTAgccaaatgttaattttttcaCCTGATATTAACATGTATGTTTCTGTATAataatttgggttttatttcttttagttGCTGCGGTACAGAATGTTCGAGATACTTATGAATTGAGTAGAATCGACTGGCAAGGAGATCCGTGCGCTCCTCAGATGTTCAGATGGGAGGGCATAAACTGCAGCTACACAAATACTACTATTCCACCAAGAATCATTTCATTGTAAGATTATCTAACCATAgatataataagtttttttcgATGCTTATATCTCTAGAAATGTGTGTTATGCTGTTCTTGTAATCAGAGACTTATCATCAAGTGGACTAGAAGGGGTGATAGCATCTAGCATACAGAATCTAACCCTTCTACAAGAACTGTGAGATGACATTATCATAAAAACtgaaattattttggttttaagcTTATATATTGcttcttaaatttttattttattcggCTAAAAGGGACTTGTCGAATAACAATCTGAGTGGGGAAGTGCCTGAGTTTCTAGCTAACATGGAATCGTTGTTGCTCATGTAAGTATATTTCTTGGTGAACAAGAAGTACTAATCATATATCTCAGCATATATATGAATGATGCATATGATAATGTTATTTTCTGTTTTGACAGAGACTTAGGGTGGAACAGTTTAACCGGTCCAATTCCTCAAGCCCTTCGTGATAGAGAAAAGAAAGGACTGAAATTGACGTGAGTTTCTTCCTAGAAATATTCATTTTCatgataattttgtatatttggtGACGTACGTTCTTGTTCTATAGTGTTCAAGGAAACCCAAATCTTTGTCTCTCAGCCTCATGCAACAATAACAACAAGAAAGTCTCAATACCAGTCATTGCATCGGTTGCTTCAGTCGCGGCTCTTGTCGCCTTGTTGactctcttttttgttttcagaaaGAAAACCCCCTTAGCAGAAGGTACATAGATAAATGAAATCATCAATCTAGAAGGCAGCACACACAGGCTTAATAGAGTTTAATAGTATATAGTAATGGAATTGCTTATACTTTGCATGTACAGGTACAGCCGCAGCTACTACACGCGAGTTACCAAGAAAGTCCTCAATATATTCCAAAAAGAAAAGGTTCACTTATTCAGAGGTAGAAGAACTTACGGACAACTTCAAAAGAGTTCTTGGAGAAGGAGGATTTGGAGTTGTCTACCATGGTTCTTTGAGTGATACCGAACCAGTAGCTGTTAAAGTTCTCTCCGAGTCATCAGTTCAAGGCTACAAGGAATTTAAGGCAGAGGTATGTtcatggtattttttttttttgttcacggttttttcttatatatgtaaTCGAAGAAAGACTGGGTTAAATGTCCTATTGAGAGTTTCATTAAATAAATCCAAAAGGTGGAACTTCTTCTAAGAGTTCATCACATAAACTTGGTAAGCCTTGTTGGTTACTGTGATGAAGGAGGCCATTTAGCACTTATCTATGAGTACATGGCTAATGGAGACCTTAAACAACATTTATCAGGTAACTAATCATGTATAAAAGACGTGTCTTTATTAGTCCATGAATCAATAATTTTGATGTCTTCAACATGTACgaattcatcattttcatttacAGGAGAATCTGCTGGATCTACTTTGAAATGGGCTAGTAGACTAAAAATTGCTGTCGAGGCGGCACAAGGTTAAATTCTGGCTAACctaaccattttttttttgagaataacCTAACCATTTCAGTCGTCCTTTTCTTATTATAACATTGCAAAGATCCTACCAAGTTTACTGTAATGTAGCACTGCCTAAACATGGATATGATTTTGTGTCCATAGGTTTAGAGTATTTGCATGTTGGATGTGAGCCGCCAATGGTTCATAGAGATGTCAAAAGTACAAATATACTATTGGACGATCGTTTTGAGGCCAAACTTGCGGATTTTGGACTTTCGAGATCGTTTTGTGTCGGAGCTGAAACTCAAGTAGCAACAGTAGTTGCTGGAACACCTGGATATCTTGATCCTGAGTAAGTGCTCTAGtacatagaagaaaaaaaaactaacttcAACTTTTGTTTGTTCCTTCATTAAGTTCCATAAAACTCTTTGTTTTGCAGATATTACCAAACAAATTGGTTACACGAGAAGAGTGATGTCTACAGTTTCGGTATTGTACTAATGGAAATCATCACAAACCGATCTGTGATTGAGCTAACACGAGAAAAAGCCCATATAGCAGAATGggtaaaaattttaataagcGGAGGAGATCTTGAAAAAATCGTTGACTCAAACCTTGGTGGAGATTATGACTCCAACACAGTTTGGAAGATTCTTGAATTAGCAATGTCATGCGTGAGTCATTCTTCATCCGATAGACCAACCATGCCCAAGGTTGTTAACGTGCTTAAAGAGTGTTTGATCTCTGAGAATTCGAGGATAAGAGGACAGGTTCAAGATGATGACTCAAAGAACTCCTTAGAATTGACTGTTGCTTTTGGAACGCAAGTGACCCCTGATGCACGCTAGGCTGTGGCATGAACTGCATCATTTATCTTGTTGTTACATAACAGAAGAATTAATCTGATGtgttttctttcatttttgtttgtcttttttaAAGATTGGTTTGAATCTCTGGTTTGTCTGCATTTTTTTGAACGAGTTGTTTTCTTACTCATTGATAATCACGTCTACACAATTAAATTATCAtagtatgttttcttttatttgaaagATGATCGGtgacattttcataaatatttgttGGAAAATAATGTGAATcacaaattttagcaaaaaaaataaaaataatgtgaATCATATGTATGACTTCCAGTGTTTAAAATTAGGCGGCTGTTCAGACGGTTTCTAAACGCTAGTATTCTAAAGTCatgatgatttttttcttttttctttttttttgaaaccaaagATTATATTAGACTTAACTGAAGATTACAAATAGAGAGTTAAGTGTCATAGAATGAAACTCACTTGATACATTAAAGAAAACTAAAGCAATAAAAGAATAGGTTAAACGGTTTGAATTATAGACAAAAACCGGAAGCTTCTTAACAAGGGCTTCTAAGCTGAGAGTGTTTAACCCACAACTGTGAACAGAGGTCATGGCGTTTTTCATTGCCAAAGTTTCTGCAAATAGGGGCGACGCTACAACGGATGCTATCGCTGTCGTTGAGTGAGATGGGGATGTAGCTGCATCATTGTTGATCCACATTTTGAAAACCGGATGAGGATCTCTTCTTATGAAGAGGGACTGTGGTAAAATGATTCTCTCCTTTGAGAAGGAGGATGGTGAAAATGATCTCTCTAGGCCCTGGTGAGAAGAAGTTTGTATAAACTTTTTCATAAAAGTTGAGTTTATTGGACTCACACATAGAGGTGTTTTGATGGAACTTTTCAATCCCACAAAGAGGAGGAAGATGGATAGTGATCTCTCATGGCCCCGACATGAGGAAGTTTGGCTAGCCTTTTTGGAGAAAAAAGGGCTAAGGGATTACAAT is a genomic window containing:
- the LOC108809597 gene encoding probable LRR receptor-like serine/threonine-protein kinase At1g07560 isoform X3 gives rise to the protein MESVQGLLLAMIIVAFGTTTHLIQAQPNPNEFISLDCGLHPAASPYTEPLTKLTYTSDANFTQGGQSGRVQKIYEQDYKPFTVLRYFPDGIRNCYNLKVTSGTKYLIKALFLYGNYDGLQNGPKFDMYLGPNIWTTVDLTSSIFGSDKEEIIHIPTSSSLQICLVKTGKTTPFISALELRPLRDDTYNTTSGSLKLIKREFASNDFIPPFIRYPADVYDRQWDPISPSFEFNFVNTSLIINASTPYELPQEVISKAVVNQNVTEKLSFDWYVDDRNDHAFIYLHFAEIQTLRGNDTREFDITWEGDNQNFTVSAYRPPKLQLETLYNPYPMKCKFLDCTVDLVMTKRDLSNNNLSGEVPEFLANMESLLLIDLGWNSLTGPIPQALRDREKKGLKLTKSSIYSKKKRFTYSEVEELTDNFKRVLGEGGFGVVYHGSLSDTEPVAVKVLSESSVQGYKEFKAEVELLLRVHHINLVSLVGYCDEGGHLALIYEYMANGDLKQHLSGESAGSTLKWASRLKIAVEAAQGLEYLHVGCEPPMVHRDVKSTNILLDDRFEAKLADFGLSRSFCVGAETQVATVVAGTPGYLDPEYYQTNWLHEKSDVYSFGIVLMEIITNRSVIELTREKAHIAEWVKILISGGDLEKIVDSNLGGDYDSNTVWKILELAMSCVSHSSSDRPTMPKVVNVLKECLISENSRIRGQVQDDDSKNSLELTVAFGTQVTPDAR
- the LOC108809597 gene encoding probable LRR receptor-like serine/threonine-protein kinase At2g28960 isoform X2, with the protein product MESVQGLLLAMIIVAFGTTTHLIQAQPNPNEFISLDCGLHPAASPYTEPLTKLTYTSDANFTQGGQSGRVQKIYEQDYKPFTVLRYFPDGIRNCYNLKVTSGTKYLIKALFLYGNYDGLQNGPKFDMYLGPNIWTTVDLTSSIFGSDKEEIIHIPTSSSLQICLVKTGKTTPFISALELRPLRDDTYNTTSGSLKLIKREFASNDFIPPFIRYPADVYDRQWDPISPSFEFNFVNTSLIINASTPYELPQEVISKAVVNQNVTEKLSFDWYVDDRNDHAFIYLHFAEIQTLRGNDTREFDITWEGDNQNFTVSAYRPPKLQLETLYNPYPMKCKFLDCTVDLVMTKSSTLPPMINAMEAYKIIEFPDAGTNPEDVAAVQNVRDTYELSRIDWQGDPCAPQMFRWEGINCSYTNTTIPPRIISLDLSSSGLEGVIASSIQNLTLLQELDLSNNNLSGEVPEFLANMESLLLIDLGWNSLTGPIPQALRDREKKGLKLTVQGNPNLCLSASCNNNNKKVSIPVIASVASVAALVALLTLFFVFRKKTPLAEGTAAATTRELPRKSSIYSKKKRFTYSEVEELTDNFKRVLGEGGFGVVYHGSLSDTEPVAVKVLSESSVQGYKEFKAEVELLLRVHHINLVSLVGYCDEGGHLALIYEYMANGDLKQHLSGESAGSTLKWASRLKIAVEAAQGLEYLHVGCEPPMVHRDVKSTNILLDDRFEAKLADFGLSRSFCVGAETQVATVVAGTPGYLDPEYYQTNWLHEKSDVYSFGIVLMEIITNRSVIELTREKAHIAEWVKILISGGDLEKIVDSNLGGDYDSNTVWKILELAMSCVSHSSSDRPTMPKVVNVLKECLISENSRIRGQVQDDDSKNSLELTVAFGTQVTPDAR
- the LOC108809597 gene encoding probable LRR receptor-like serine/threonine-protein kinase At2g28960 isoform X1, which gives rise to MESVQGLLLAMIIVAFGTTTHLIQAQPNPNEFISLDCGLHPAASPYTEPLTKLTYTSDANFTQGGQSGRVQKIYEQDYKPFTVLRYFPDGIRNCYNLKVTSGTKYLIKALFLYGNYDGLQNGPKFDMYLGPNIWTTVDLTSSIFGSDKEEIIHIPTSSSLQICLVKTGKTTPFISALELRPLRDDTYNTTSGSLKLIKREFASNDFIPPFIRYPADVYDRQWDPISPSFEFNFVNTSLIINASTPYELPQEVISKAVVNQNVTEKLSFDWYVDDRNDHAFIYLHFAEIQTLRGNDTREFDITWEGDNQNFTVSAYRPPKLQLETLYNPYPMKCKFLDCTVDLVMTKSSTLPPMINAMEAYKIIEFPDAGTNPEDVAAVQNVRDTYELSRIDWQGDPCAPQMFRWEGINCSYTNTTIPPRIISLDLSSSGLEGVIASSIQNLTLLQELDLSNNNLSGEVPEFLANMESLLLIDLGWNSLTGPIPQALRDREKKGLKLTVQGNPNLCLSASCNNNNKKVSIPVIASVASVAALVALLTLFFVFRKKTPLAEGTAAATTRELPRKSSIYSKKKRFTYSEVEELTDNFKRVLGEGGFGVVYHGSLSDTEPVAVKVLSESSVQGYKEFKAEVELLLRVHHINLVSLVGYCDEGGHLALIYEYMANGDLKQHLSAFSFTGESAGSTLKWASRLKIAVEAAQGLEYLHVGCEPPMVHRDVKSTNILLDDRFEAKLADFGLSRSFCVGAETQVATVVAGTPGYLDPEYYQTNWLHEKSDVYSFGIVLMEIITNRSVIELTREKAHIAEWVKILISGGDLEKIVDSNLGGDYDSNTVWKILELAMSCVSHSSSDRPTMPKVVNVLKECLISENSRIRGQVQDDDSKNSLELTVAFGTQVTPDAR